One Brassica oleracea var. oleracea cultivar TO1000 chromosome C7, BOL, whole genome shotgun sequence genomic window carries:
- the LOC106305903 gene encoding coatomer subunit beta-1 isoform X1, with translation MLSPEKMDKSCTLLVHYDKGTPAVAKEIKEALEGNDVEAKVDAMKKAVMLLLNGETIPQLFITIIRYVLPSEDHTIQKLLLLYLELIEKTDSRGKVLPEMILICQNLRNNLQHPNEYIRGVTLRFLCRLKETEIVEPLTPSVLQNLEHRHPFVRRNAILAVMSIYKLPNGDQLFVDAPEMIEKALSTEQDPSAKRNAFLMLFTCAEERAVNYLLSNVDKVSDWNESLQMVVLELIRSVCKTKPAEKGKYIKIIISLLSATSSAVIYECAGTLVSLSSAPTAIRAAANTYCQLLLSQSDNNVKLILLDRLSELKSLHRDIMVELIIDVLRALSSPNLDIRKKTLDIALDLITHHNINEVVQMLKKEVVKTQSGELEKNGEYRQMLIQAIHACAVKFPEVASTVVHLLMDFLGDSNVASALDVVAFVREIIETNPKLRVSIITRLLDTFYQIRAGKVCPCALWIIGEYCLSLSEVESGVATIKQCLGELPFYSVSEESEPTETSNKIQPTSSAMVSSRKPVILADGTYATQSAASETTFSTPTVVQGSVTSGNLRTLLLTGDFFLGAVVACTLTKLVLRLEEVQPSKTEVNKTVTQALLIMVSMLQLGQSPASPHPIDNDSYERIVLCIKLLCHRNAEMKKIWLESCRQSFVKMISEKQLTEMAELKAKTQTTNAQPDDLIDFFHLKSRKGMSQLELEDQVQDDLKRATGEFTKDENDGNKLNRILQLTGFSDPVYAEAYVTVHHYDIALEVTVINRTKETLQNMCLELATMGDLKLVERPQNYSLAPETSMQIKANIKVSSTETGVIFGNIVYETSNVMERNVVVLNDIHIDIMDYISPAVCSEAAFRTMWAEFEWENKVAVNTTIQNEREFLDHIIKSTNMKCLTAPSAIEGECGFLAANLYAKSVFGEDALVNVSIEKQTDGALSGYIRIRSKTQGIALSLGDKITLKQKGSS, from the exons ATGCTGT CACCGGAAAAAATGGACAAATCTTGTACCTTGCTTGTGCACTATGACAAAGGGACGCCAGCAGTTGCCAAGGAGATTAAAGAAGCTCTCGAGGGCAATGATGTTGAAGCAAAAGTTGATGCCATGAAGAAGGCGGTTATGCTTCTGCTGAATGGCGAAACCATTCCGCAGCTTTTCATAACTATTATCAGATACGTGCTGCCTTCAGAAGACCACACGATCCAAAAGCTTCTGCTGCTGTACCTGGAGCTGATTGAGAAAACGGATTCTAGGGGGAAGGTGCTGCCTGAAATGATTTTGATTTGCCAGAATCTTCGGAACAACCTTCAGCATCCTAATGAGTACATTCGTGGAGTGACGCTGAGGTTTCTCTGCCGGTTGAAGGAGACTGAGATAGTCGAGCCTTTGACTCCGTCAGTGTTGCAAAATCTGGAGCACCGCCATCCATTTGTTCGTAGGAATGCGATTCTGGCCGTCATGTCGATATATAAGCTCCCAAATGGCGATCAGCTCTTCGTGGACGCACCTGAAATGATCGAGAAAGCTCTGTCAACAGAACAAGATCCGTCTGCCAAGAGAAATGCGTTTCTGATGCTCTTTACCTGTGCTGAAGAACGAGCAGTGAATTATCTTCTGAGCAATGTTGACAAGGTTTCAGACTGGAATGAATCGCTTCAGATGGTGGTGCTGGAGTTGATTCGAAGTGTGTGCAAGACTAAACCAGCAGAGAAGGGGAAGTATATTAAGATTATTATTTCTCTGTTAAGTGCCACTTCCTCCGCAGTTATCTATGAATGTGCTGGGACGCTTGTTTCTCTCTCATCTGCCCCTACTGCTATTAGGGCTGCCGCCAACACCTACTGTCAGCTTCTTCTTTCTCAGAGTGACAATAATGTGAAGCTTATTTTGCTCGATCGGTTGAGTGAGCTTAAGTCATTGCACAGAGATATCATGGTTGAGTTGATAATAGATGTGCTCAGAGCACTCTCAAGCCCGAACCTTGATATTCGCAAGAAGACACTTGACATTGCCCTTGATTTGATTACTCATCATAATATTAATGAAGTCGTTCAGATGTTGAAGAAAGAAGTTGTGAAGACACAGAGTGGAGAGCTTGAGAAGAATGGAGAGTACAGACAAATGCTTATTCAAGCAATTCATGCTTGTGCAGTTAAGTTCCCTGAAGTTGCAAGCACAGTGGTCCATCTTCTTATGGATTTCCTGGGAGATAGCAACGTGGCTTCAGCCCTTGACGTAGTTGCTTTTGTTAGAGAGATAATTGAAACAAATCCCAAGTTAAGAGTTTCAATCATAACCAGGTTGTTGGACACATTCTATCAGATCAGAGCTGGAAAGGTCTGCCCTTGTGCACTTTGGATTATTGGGGAGTATTGCCTATCACTTTCGGAAGTTGAGAGTGGCGTTGCAACCATTAAACAATGCCTTGGTGAGTTACCATTTTATTCTGTTTCTGAGGAATCTGAGCCAACTGAGACATCAAACAAGATTCAGCCAACCTCCTCTGCCATGGTGTCCTCTAGAAAACCTGTGATTCTTGCTGATGGTACTTATGCTACCCAAAGCGCGGCCTCTGAGACCACATTCTCAACACCAACCGTTGTTCAAGGATCAGTGACTTCGGGAAATCTGAGAACACTGCTTCTAACTGGTGATTTTTTCCTAGGAGCAGTGGTTGCTTGCACACTGACTAAACTTGTTCTTAGACTGGAAGAGGTTCAGCCATCTAAAACTGAAGTGAACAAGACAGTCACACAGGCTTTGCTGATCATGGTTTCTATGCTGCAACTTGGTCAATCTCCGGCCTCTCCACACCCTATTGATAATGATTCGTACGAGAGGATTGTCTTGTGCATAAAATTGCTTTGCCATAGGAATGCTGAGATGAAAAAGATATGGCTGGAATCCTGCCGCCAGAGTTTTGTCAAGATGATTTCTGAAAAGCAGCTAACAGAGATGGCGGAGCTTAAGGCAAAGACCCAAACAACTAATGCTCAACCTGATGATCTCATTGACTTCTTCCATCTAAAGAGCCGAAAG GGAATGAGTCAACTTGAGTTAGAAGACCAGGTACAAGATGACCTAAAGCGTGCAACTGGAGAATTCACCAAGGACGAGAACGACGGGAACAAACTCAACCGCATTCTTCAACTCACAGGATTCAGTGATCCAGTCTATGCTGAAGCATATGTGACAGTCCATCACTATGACATCGCACTCGAAGTCACCGTTATCAACCGTACCAAGGAAACCCTTCAGAATATGTGCTTAGAGTTGGCAACCATGGGTGATCTCAAGCTTGTTGAGCGTCCTCAAAACTATAGTCTTGCACCAGAAACGAGCATGCAGATCAAAGCAAACATCAAGGTCTCGTCCACAGAAACCGGAGTCATATTCGGGAACATCGTCTATGAGACATCAAATGTAATGGAGCGAAACGTCGTTGTTCTCAACGACATACACATTGACATCATGGACTATATCTCCCCTGCTGTTTGCTCAGAGGCTGCCTTCAGAACCATGTGGGCAGAGTTTGAGTGGGAAAACAAG GTTGCTGTGAACACCACGATTCAGAACGAAAGAGAGTTCCTCGACCACATTATCAAATCCACAAACATGAAGTGTCTCACTGCTCC ATCTGCAATAGAAGGGGAATGCGGTTTCCTTGCAGCAAACTTATATGCAAAGAGTGTGTTTGGTGAGGATGCTCTTGTGAACGTGAGTATCGAGAAACAAACTGACGGAGCATTGAGTGGCTACATAAGGATAAGGAGCAAGACGCAAGGGATTGCTCTAAGTCTTGGGGACAAAATCACCCTCAAACAAAAGGGTAGTAGCTGA
- the LOC106305903 gene encoding coatomer subunit beta-1 isoform X2 — translation MDKSCTLLVHYDKGTPAVAKEIKEALEGNDVEAKVDAMKKAVMLLLNGETIPQLFITIIRYVLPSEDHTIQKLLLLYLELIEKTDSRGKVLPEMILICQNLRNNLQHPNEYIRGVTLRFLCRLKETEIVEPLTPSVLQNLEHRHPFVRRNAILAVMSIYKLPNGDQLFVDAPEMIEKALSTEQDPSAKRNAFLMLFTCAEERAVNYLLSNVDKVSDWNESLQMVVLELIRSVCKTKPAEKGKYIKIIISLLSATSSAVIYECAGTLVSLSSAPTAIRAAANTYCQLLLSQSDNNVKLILLDRLSELKSLHRDIMVELIIDVLRALSSPNLDIRKKTLDIALDLITHHNINEVVQMLKKEVVKTQSGELEKNGEYRQMLIQAIHACAVKFPEVASTVVHLLMDFLGDSNVASALDVVAFVREIIETNPKLRVSIITRLLDTFYQIRAGKVCPCALWIIGEYCLSLSEVESGVATIKQCLGELPFYSVSEESEPTETSNKIQPTSSAMVSSRKPVILADGTYATQSAASETTFSTPTVVQGSVTSGNLRTLLLTGDFFLGAVVACTLTKLVLRLEEVQPSKTEVNKTVTQALLIMVSMLQLGQSPASPHPIDNDSYERIVLCIKLLCHRNAEMKKIWLESCRQSFVKMISEKQLTEMAELKAKTQTTNAQPDDLIDFFHLKSRKGMSQLELEDQVQDDLKRATGEFTKDENDGNKLNRILQLTGFSDPVYAEAYVTVHHYDIALEVTVINRTKETLQNMCLELATMGDLKLVERPQNYSLAPETSMQIKANIKVSSTETGVIFGNIVYETSNVMERNVVVLNDIHIDIMDYISPAVCSEAAFRTMWAEFEWENKVAVNTTIQNEREFLDHIIKSTNMKCLTAPSAIEGECGFLAANLYAKSVFGEDALVNVSIEKQTDGALSGYIRIRSKTQGIALSLGDKITLKQKGSS, via the exons ATGGACAAATCTTGTACCTTGCTTGTGCACTATGACAAAGGGACGCCAGCAGTTGCCAAGGAGATTAAAGAAGCTCTCGAGGGCAATGATGTTGAAGCAAAAGTTGATGCCATGAAGAAGGCGGTTATGCTTCTGCTGAATGGCGAAACCATTCCGCAGCTTTTCATAACTATTATCAGATACGTGCTGCCTTCAGAAGACCACACGATCCAAAAGCTTCTGCTGCTGTACCTGGAGCTGATTGAGAAAACGGATTCTAGGGGGAAGGTGCTGCCTGAAATGATTTTGATTTGCCAGAATCTTCGGAACAACCTTCAGCATCCTAATGAGTACATTCGTGGAGTGACGCTGAGGTTTCTCTGCCGGTTGAAGGAGACTGAGATAGTCGAGCCTTTGACTCCGTCAGTGTTGCAAAATCTGGAGCACCGCCATCCATTTGTTCGTAGGAATGCGATTCTGGCCGTCATGTCGATATATAAGCTCCCAAATGGCGATCAGCTCTTCGTGGACGCACCTGAAATGATCGAGAAAGCTCTGTCAACAGAACAAGATCCGTCTGCCAAGAGAAATGCGTTTCTGATGCTCTTTACCTGTGCTGAAGAACGAGCAGTGAATTATCTTCTGAGCAATGTTGACAAGGTTTCAGACTGGAATGAATCGCTTCAGATGGTGGTGCTGGAGTTGATTCGAAGTGTGTGCAAGACTAAACCAGCAGAGAAGGGGAAGTATATTAAGATTATTATTTCTCTGTTAAGTGCCACTTCCTCCGCAGTTATCTATGAATGTGCTGGGACGCTTGTTTCTCTCTCATCTGCCCCTACTGCTATTAGGGCTGCCGCCAACACCTACTGTCAGCTTCTTCTTTCTCAGAGTGACAATAATGTGAAGCTTATTTTGCTCGATCGGTTGAGTGAGCTTAAGTCATTGCACAGAGATATCATGGTTGAGTTGATAATAGATGTGCTCAGAGCACTCTCAAGCCCGAACCTTGATATTCGCAAGAAGACACTTGACATTGCCCTTGATTTGATTACTCATCATAATATTAATGAAGTCGTTCAGATGTTGAAGAAAGAAGTTGTGAAGACACAGAGTGGAGAGCTTGAGAAGAATGGAGAGTACAGACAAATGCTTATTCAAGCAATTCATGCTTGTGCAGTTAAGTTCCCTGAAGTTGCAAGCACAGTGGTCCATCTTCTTATGGATTTCCTGGGAGATAGCAACGTGGCTTCAGCCCTTGACGTAGTTGCTTTTGTTAGAGAGATAATTGAAACAAATCCCAAGTTAAGAGTTTCAATCATAACCAGGTTGTTGGACACATTCTATCAGATCAGAGCTGGAAAGGTCTGCCCTTGTGCACTTTGGATTATTGGGGAGTATTGCCTATCACTTTCGGAAGTTGAGAGTGGCGTTGCAACCATTAAACAATGCCTTGGTGAGTTACCATTTTATTCTGTTTCTGAGGAATCTGAGCCAACTGAGACATCAAACAAGATTCAGCCAACCTCCTCTGCCATGGTGTCCTCTAGAAAACCTGTGATTCTTGCTGATGGTACTTATGCTACCCAAAGCGCGGCCTCTGAGACCACATTCTCAACACCAACCGTTGTTCAAGGATCAGTGACTTCGGGAAATCTGAGAACACTGCTTCTAACTGGTGATTTTTTCCTAGGAGCAGTGGTTGCTTGCACACTGACTAAACTTGTTCTTAGACTGGAAGAGGTTCAGCCATCTAAAACTGAAGTGAACAAGACAGTCACACAGGCTTTGCTGATCATGGTTTCTATGCTGCAACTTGGTCAATCTCCGGCCTCTCCACACCCTATTGATAATGATTCGTACGAGAGGATTGTCTTGTGCATAAAATTGCTTTGCCATAGGAATGCTGAGATGAAAAAGATATGGCTGGAATCCTGCCGCCAGAGTTTTGTCAAGATGATTTCTGAAAAGCAGCTAACAGAGATGGCGGAGCTTAAGGCAAAGACCCAAACAACTAATGCTCAACCTGATGATCTCATTGACTTCTTCCATCTAAAGAGCCGAAAG GGAATGAGTCAACTTGAGTTAGAAGACCAGGTACAAGATGACCTAAAGCGTGCAACTGGAGAATTCACCAAGGACGAGAACGACGGGAACAAACTCAACCGCATTCTTCAACTCACAGGATTCAGTGATCCAGTCTATGCTGAAGCATATGTGACAGTCCATCACTATGACATCGCACTCGAAGTCACCGTTATCAACCGTACCAAGGAAACCCTTCAGAATATGTGCTTAGAGTTGGCAACCATGGGTGATCTCAAGCTTGTTGAGCGTCCTCAAAACTATAGTCTTGCACCAGAAACGAGCATGCAGATCAAAGCAAACATCAAGGTCTCGTCCACAGAAACCGGAGTCATATTCGGGAACATCGTCTATGAGACATCAAATGTAATGGAGCGAAACGTCGTTGTTCTCAACGACATACACATTGACATCATGGACTATATCTCCCCTGCTGTTTGCTCAGAGGCTGCCTTCAGAACCATGTGGGCAGAGTTTGAGTGGGAAAACAAG GTTGCTGTGAACACCACGATTCAGAACGAAAGAGAGTTCCTCGACCACATTATCAAATCCACAAACATGAAGTGTCTCACTGCTCC ATCTGCAATAGAAGGGGAATGCGGTTTCCTTGCAGCAAACTTATATGCAAAGAGTGTGTTTGGTGAGGATGCTCTTGTGAACGTGAGTATCGAGAAACAAACTGACGGAGCATTGAGTGGCTACATAAGGATAAGGAGCAAGACGCAAGGGATTGCTCTAAGTCTTGGGGACAAAATCACCCTCAAACAAAAGGGTAGTAGCTGA
- the LOC106303850 gene encoding uncharacterized protein LOC106303850 encodes MEFLAGMSAQEKAAPAALFLTEESSRGGRLRRCVKSPPESSSSVGVTGESSESEEEEEEDGTVSSQGRWLDSFGSSLEDSLPIKRGLSNHYIGKSKSFGNLLEASNNAKELEKVESPLNKRRRLLIANKLRRRSLSSSFSFYPKTNLNSMPLLALQESDEDDHKCNNDDDDDSSDEEINKLQDKRMKMTNNRDFMVQTQSCFCLSSFPDDDR; translated from the exons ATGGAGTTTCTGGCAGGCATGTCAGCGCAGGAGAAGGCTGCACCGGCGGCTCTGTTCTTGACGGAGGAATCTAGCCGTGGTGGAAGGTTAAGGAGATGTGTCAAGTCTCCGCCGGAGAGTTCTTCATCGGTCGGGGTGACGGGAGAGAGCAGTGAAAGCGAGGAAGAAGAAGAAGAAGACGGCACCGTTTCGTCACAAGGAAGATGGCTTGATTCGTTCGGTTCCTCTCTGGAAGATTCTCTTCCGATTAA GAGAGGATTATCAAATCATTACATAGGGAAATCGAAATCATTTGGGAATCTATTGGAAGCGAGCAACAACGCCAAGGAACTGGAGAAAGTGGAGAGTCCATTGAACAAGAGAAGGAGATTGCTTATTGCTAACAAGCTAAGGAGAAGATCTTTATCGTCATCTTTCAGCTTCTACCCCAAGACTAATCTTAATTCCATGCCTTTACTTGCATTGCAAGAATCTGACGAAGATGATCACAAATGTAATAACGATGATGATGATGACAGTAGTGATGAGGAAATTAATAAGCTGCAAGATAAGAGGATGAAGATGACGAATAATAGAGATTTTATGGTTCAAACTCAGAGCTGTTTTTGCTTATCTAGTTTTCCAGATGATGATCGATAA
- the LOC106301649 gene encoding sanguinarine reductase, protein MAAILSFAPLSVPSTTYPKPSLRIPLFTSLPLPSSSSSSYGLTSSFLVRNEASSSPSSSPIQALAEEAVDDSSPLASSSKLVLVVGGTGGVGQLVVASLLKRNIKSRLLLRDLEKATKLFGKQDEDSLQVVKGDTRNAEDLDPSMFEGVTHVICCTGTTAFPSQRWNGENTPDKVDWEGVRNLISALPSSVERVVLVSSVGVTKPNELPWSIMNLFGVLKYKKMGEDFLRESGLPFTIIRPGRLTDGPYTSYDLNTLLKATAGERRAVVIGQGDKLVGEVSRLVVAEACIQALDIEFTQGKAYEINSVKGDGPGSDPQKWRELFKVAESK, encoded by the exons ATGGCTGCCATTCTCAGCTTTGCTCCTCTCTCTGTTCCCTCTACGACATACCCAAAACCCTCTCTAAGAATCCCTCTTTTTACCTCTCTGCCACTCCCATCATCATCATCTTCTTCTTATGGCCTTACTTCTTCCTTCCTGGTTAGAAATGAAGCATCTTCGTCTCCATCATCCTCTCCAATTCAAGCTCTCGCAGAAGAAGCCGTCGATGATTCTTCCCCTTTAGCCTCTTCTTCAAAGCTTGTTCTTGTCGTGGGGGGAACTGGTGGTGTCG GGCAACTAGTGGTAGCTTCGTTGCTCAAGAGGAATATTAAGTCGAGGCTATTACTGCGTGATCTTGAGAAAGCAACCAAGTTGTTCGGTAAACAAGATGAAGATTCATTACAGGTAGTCAAAGGGGATACTAGGAATGCTGAGGATCTTGATCCATCCATGTTCGAG GGTGTGACACATGTGATCTGTTGCACGGGAACTACAGCTTTTCCTTCTCAGAGGTGGAATGGAGAGAACACACCTGATAAAGTAG ATTGGGAAGGTGTGAGGAATCTCATTTCAGCACTGCCCTCATCTGTGGAGAGAGTTGTTCTGGTTTCATCAGTTGGTGTCACCAAGCCTAATGAGCTTCCTTGGAG CATCATGAACTTATTTGGGGTTCTTAAGTACAAGAAGATGGGGGAAGATTTTCTTAGGGAGTCTGGTCTTCCATTCACCATTATCAG ACCCGGTAGATTGACTGATGGACCATACACATCCTATGATCTCAATACTTTGCTCAAAGCTACAGCCGGTGAACGGCGTGCTGTTGTCATTGGTCAAG GTGATAAACTTGTTGGAGAGGTAAGCAGACTTGTGGTGGCTGAAGCTTGCATACAGGCACTTGATATTGAATTCACTCAAGGGAAAGCTTATGAGATCAATTCAGTTAAG GGAGATGGTCCAGGAAGTGATCCGCAGAAATGGCGAGAGTTGTTTAAAGTTGCAGAATCCAAATGA